acagaaaaggaaaaacaaacACACGACAGACAGGCAGTATAAACTCGAGCCCTGCTTCCTCATTCCTCCTCGCggcgcatatatatatatatatatatatatatataagacTGTTTTCATATACGCCGATGTATATGCGCATAggcacatatatacatatatatgtatatgcgtgtaGGGTGTGTGGGCCCCTAAGTTTGCGGTGGAATTTGAGTGCGTCTGGTGTGCATTCGCGTTCCTATCCACGCCCCGTCGTCTCTGTAGATCCGTGTACATTTGTCTCACTGAAGAAGGGAACAAAGTGCGggtttccgccttcgcccctttGGTGAATGCTCGAAATATGTCGCGAACCTGACTGcgttcctcctttccctgccttgtttcgcaggaaagaaggaaacaatCCGGACGCTGCGCCGTCGCAGTGGTTGATGGTCCTCATGATCATTCACAAGGGAGTTATGGCCATCTACGAAAAGGAAATCTGGGAGGTGAGAAGGACGGGAATCCCGTgatcttcgcctcttcttctccggccGCGGTGTTTTCCTCCCCCTCGGCCGCTCCCGGTGCCCGTCCGTCGTTTCCCGGCACCCTTCTGGATCGTGTCCTTTCCCGTCGCTTTCCCCCCGTTGTCGTtcgctctttcgttttcccacCGTTTTTCGTCCTTGTTCGGCTCCCCTGCCCACGTGTGTTTCGTCCCTCGAGTCGCCAgttccccgtctctgtcgGCGTTTCGGttgccttccctctgtctcgacACCTCGCGACTTCGCACTCTGTTTAGTATCGCCTTTTTGTCTGGCGGACGTGCTGCCGACCCCCGGATCGGTTGTGTCCgcccctgcgtcgccttcgcgctttccctcttttctcactCTCTCTGGTTTGCCTCTTCGGCCTTTCGTCGACTTCATCTCGgttgcgcatgcactcggGAGACGCCTGGGCTTCGCCGGAACGTGCTTGCGTGCGTGTTTGCTCAGGACGTCCTGTGGATCACCAAGGTCGTGACGCAGAAGCAGCCGGAAGTCCGCCGGAAACTGCTGGAGCTCTTCGTCGCGCAAATCCCCAAGGCAGACTGGAAACAGTTCAAACGCGTCGCCCTCAGAATGGCCGGCGCCCTTGCGCAGGGGTGCGTCCCCAGCGCGGCCTGACACGCAGCGAGACCTGAATCAGACACCTCTGCAGAACGCATGTCTCTTTCACAAACACAGCGAGACGCACGCATCTCTCGCAGTCAGAAACTCACATCTATATCtgtacatgcatgtataaaGTGCGCAGCGTTCTTATTTACCaatatacatttatatatatatatatatttctgtgcatgtatatttatgtaaGTGAAGAGATACTACGTACATGCGCCATGTTTGTGGGTTTGGAGTTGGACGTGTATACCCGCGTTTAATGAGGCTCGACAGACGCCTGCAGTGTTTCtgtggagacacacacatgcggCACAGATGGCGGCCTTTGCTGAAGAGCACACTTGTGCACCTATTGGCTAGGTCCGCTCGGAAGTGTGCCCGTGGACTCGAGGACACGCATTGCCCAGGAGTTTTTGTTTTCAAGCCGCAGACTGCCACGGCTCTTGTAGCCTTCCCTGGGTGCTCTGGCGCGCTGCGGAAAGGGACCCAGCAGATCCGAGAACTGGAAACGGCTGGCGTTCGgcagtttctttcttcgAGCAGACACATTTCGGGTTCCGCGCGGGTCTGCGCTTCCGTTTTTGATGCTCCTTCTTCGCAGAGGAGGCGTCCACGgccctctttccttcccgtcctgTCCGTGGGTGCCTGCGGCGGTGCACCAACTGGCGAGGGACTTGGACCGGATTCTGCCCGACTGGATGATCGAGGGCATGATGACGGACTTTGATAAACAAGTGTTGAAGCAAAAAATGGTAGCAGAGACACTCCGGGAaaccgcgttcttctcttgccCCGTCCACGGGCGTTTCGCGATCTCCCCTTCTCCACGCGCCTCGCAATGCCAAGCGCCTCCCCATTGATACACATATGTGCAGCTTTGCATATGTAGAGGTAGCACGCACACAGATACctgtatatttatatgttgtgtatttctctgtgtgcttcgCGTGCGTCGGCTGtgctctccgtgtctctctggccttTGACTGCGTCACGGCTgaccgcctgtctctcgcgcgtcgcgggTTACACGCGCTGCCACTACCCTCTTCCGCTCTGAGAGCCGCCGACTGCATTTTTGGCGGTCTCCGCATCTCTCTCGGTCCTTCGCATAATCCACTCCCCTTCCACGTCGCTACGCCTGACTGTATCTAGCTGCTTGCCTGTCAtacctctctttctctcattAATCCATAcatctatgtatatgcatgtatatacatgtatatacatgtatatatatgtatatatatgtgtatatatgtatagacgaatgtaaatatatatacgaatACTATGGCGGTGCCTGTGTACTTTTTTACTTCCTGTCGCTCCATGTCTGTCCATGTGTGACTGGCCCTTGCGTTCGCTGTTTGCGAGCCACTGTCTTGTTTGTCTTTGCTAATTGTTTGCGCCTATGCGACTGCACTGGGTAAATGTGCCTGTCATTTTCCTTTAGGACCGCATGTCCTGTCTGTGGGGCGAGAGGGACCGCGAGAGCCTTCGACATGTGAACGTTACACTGCCCAACGTAGGTTTTGCGcaccttccttttccctctcacCTCTCGCGTCTAGCTGGGtaactctctctctcggcttcttccccaTGCTTTCGCCAGCCTGCTCTCTGTTCCGCTGCCCGAcctcttctcctcgtctttgtGCCCGTCTATAAGCCGAAATTGGGTTCGGCGCGTTCCCGATGACCCTTCCCCGCTTTTTGCTGTCCCCATCGCAGGTGTCAGAGATGATGAAGCAGCAAATCGAGCAGGCGACGGTGAGTGTCagtttcccctctcgctgtttcgtctctctcaaGTCGCTATCGATTGTTCTTCCGCAGCCGGCGCCTGTGAACCCCGCAGCTTGGGCcttgcgccgtcgccgcgactcctcgcttcttcttcgatgTGTAAATCTATCTATTTTTACGTACATAAGTTTAGTAGAATTCTTCTGTACCTgtctgtatgtgtatattatgtatatttatgtgaTGCCTATATACCTGTTTATATCTATACCGATTtgtgtctatatatatatatatatatatatatatatatatatatatatatatgatatgAATGCGCATGCATCAGCGTGAATCGCGTGGAGTAGCCAACTAGACGCATCACAGCAGCGGTTTGGCCTCCTTTCTAGCCACCCGAGAGACGTCTCAAGCGCACAGAGCGTTTTCCGCGATGCACTGCATGTCGACTAGCCAGGAGCGTCTCGATTCTTTTCCCGAGCAACCCTGTGTAGACGAACCAGAGATCAAGTCACTCCGGCGGCCATCTAGCAACGCACTGAGAACCGTTTTTTGTTTGCGTCGGTTTTTAGGAAATCTTCAACAAGCGCCAGGAATCCCCTGGAGCAGTCCTGTCTTGACCGCCGGGAGTCCGATCCTCTTCAGCCTGCAACGTCCCGCTCCCGGCTCCGACCCCCATTTTCAGCAGTGTACTTCTATCAGCGAAAAGTCGTAGACAACTgatacatgcatatctcTTCgtagatgtatatgtacatctCGGGAACAGTTTCGCGCTGATTCTCCGCGAGTGCTTGCCGATCCATACGGGGGGTGTTTCGGTCGTCAAACCGTGCAAGTGTGTCCATCGCGATACGACGTCCGCGTATGCACGGGCACGTAATGAAAACGgttccctcttcttgtcAAGCGATGCCGACACAAACGTGGGGCTGTATTTAACTAATGGGGAactccccgtctctcccgtgAGCCAGGTCAAAAAGCACTCAGCTCTCCGCACGCGCAGCGTGCAGGGGAAGCGAGGCGTCACCCCCTCTAGAGCAAAGCACCTGTCCCTCTAGAGCGACAGAAGTCTAATCAGAATCGAGGTATCATGCGTACACGTAGACGCGTAGAGATATGTGTATCTCTACGGATTTGCATTTGCAGTTTAGAGGTATGCGCGAACAGGGCccgcagcggagacaccccgGCCACCCCGCTTTAAGATTCGGGCTTACAGACCAGCCCGTAGTTGTGTACACCATGCCGCCACCTTTGTGCAGGAATCTCCTTTTCGGATCTCGCTGCGCGCACCTGCATGCGGTCCGCGATTTTCTgctgctttctcgccgcgcgtTAGTCAGCGAGGTGTCGACGGCTACCGTACGGAGGGGGAGAGGTTTCTGTAGCCCGCTTTTGCACGAACCTGTTCCCTGGCGTACTTTTATCGActgcgcgcgaggcgcgccgtgCCTGCCTTCGCGGGCTGTGCAGGATCTTCGCACCTCTGTGTCGCTTGACTCagaaaggaggcggaagagaatTCAAGGCCTTCAACCAGGAGATGAAACGTCCCTCTtcgagaagggaacggcaGCCAACGGCGACCGGTTGAACACCCCCACTCAAAGCACATTTATGTCGCGTCTGTTTGCACACATGCAGGTATGCATAGAGGTacgtgcgcatgcgtttgtgAATGCATGCAGGTAAATGCGCTTGAATGCCCGCATCATCGAGCAAATGTAAtaatgtatgcatatatgtgcatcCGTATGCACGCACCTACGCGTGTTTTTATGCATGTAGGTACGGGCATGGACGTGCACACATGGGTGTACGTGTATCGATACGTTGTTACGCGTTAGTGCGCTTGCACACTTATATATGTGTAAGGGTgctacacatatatgcacgaTACACAGGCATATGTATGCCACGCATGCAAGTCCGAAATTGTGGACGCATGTTCGCCACGGCCGGCGTCAGTTtcagacagggagaaaacgaccGGTTTCATGGGACGCCCGAGGTGCGGAActgcgcgagggagaagcttCGTTCGAACGGCAAATCGGCCAGCGTCCACGACACGGCACATGGCCCGCCGAAACTGAGAAAGCCAGGCGCAGACGGTGACCGAAGAACGGCAGCCGCGGGGACGCAGAAACGCAGCCGCAAACACAGACTCGCACACTCACGCGCGCGCCACAGGAACCACACCACAAAACTCGAgaacaaagacagagaaagaagtaGTGCCAGGCAGGAGCCAGCACGGTGGCCGCACAGGGGCAAGAAACACATCCGAATGTTGCCAGGTTGAAAACCATCTAGGGAAAAGAGCCGAGAGCAGACAAATGCATGGAAAGAAAGACCCTGCGAGACCAAACGGAGGAACTTGGCAAGTGTTGGACgtgcacagagaagaaagtgccGCCCTTCCAAGTTTTCGCGGTTTTGGGGGTTGGCTCCCAAACAcagtttgtctctcttccagaAAAGCAGACAAACGAAAAGCCCGTTCATGCTTGACAGGTCCACCCGCCAGCTGGAAGTGTGAGCCAAAGTGTGCGCTACGCCCAATCAGAGATACACCGGTTTTCCATTTAGGCAAGCATGcacgcatatgcatgcacatatttgtgcgtttctccctcgctccctATGCAGGcaggtacatatatatatatatatatatatatatatatatatatatatatatatgcctaaCAGTAGACAGCAGAGGAACCGCACACAAATAGATTTCTTTCCATTTATGCAAACATACGTCTTACATATATCCGAAAATCTCTGTCGCTGTACaagtctccctctctctctctctctatatatatatatatatccatgcaAACgtacgtacatacatacacacacaaagaACTGTACAGACGAGGAACCAAAATGCACTACCATCGGGTTTTTTTCCACTCTGCAAACACGTTTCTCACATATATCGAAATtgctgtctcgccctcgccctcgatatacacatacacaatAGATACACTCACACACTTGACTGTAAAGACTATAACaccaaacacacacagatcGGCTTCTTTTCCACttcacacatgcatgtgaTGGCACTGGCTTATTTATCTTGCCACGCTTCTCGATTCAAGCAAGTACATACAGCCATATTTTGCTGTTGAGAACCGAATACGGTCCGGACCCGCATGGGCGTCCTTTCCATGTATCCAAGCGCAATTACACAAATATGCATTTTTCTCTGTACACAAGCACGTCCCTACACACATATGGCCACATAAGTACGCGCATATATACGCACCTCTTTATGGACATACATATTGATATAAAGAGATGTATATGAAGGTGTATGTGTGGGGATATCTGAGACGgccgtttcgtctccatGTTCACGCCCGCGTGGCGGCGTTCGCGTTGCGTGCAtggcctttttctctcttccggtTTTCACTAAAAGACGGTCCCCCGGAGCGTCTCTCGGCCCGCGTAGCTCTCGTTCGCACCCCTCTTCTGGACGGAGAAGCTGGCGACGATTCCCGCCTTTTCAATTGCTTCGTTTACGCTGAGTTCCTCCTCCCCCAAAAAGTACGCGAGGGCCCCACAGAACGCATCTCCTGCTCCGACTGTGTCGACTACCTGTTCCGGCGGAACGCGTCGTTTTTGCTCAAGGTGCTGTATAGACACCCGACGGTGGCCAGACTCCTTCTGTCGAATCACGGTGCATCCGTCTTTGCCCTGCGTGACAATCACGTTGCACTCGGCCCGGATCCGCTCGCCGCTAACGCGCGTCTGCTCGCCGGACTCGCTTCCAGCGCCGCTCTCCGGACCTTGTACAGTTGTCGCCTTCTGGCCCAGCTGAATCAACTTGGCTCTTAGAGCAGCCGGCGAAGGGAAGACGCTTGCGCTGGCGCCTCCTGCTCCCAGCGACGGCCATTCGTCGTCCGACGACTCCCGCTCCTCAAACACGTTCCCGGCTGAGTCCTGCGTTTTGGTGACCGGCGCCAAGTTGTACATTTGGCGTGCTTCGTTCTCGTTCACCACGACGTAGTCCGCGTACGCAAAGGCTTCCAGGGGGACACTCGCGACAGGCGCAGGGGTGAAGACAGTCAGAACCTTCTCTGGCGAGCTCTTCGCCAGCTTCAGCGCAGTCACAACCACGTCCGGTCGAATCCCGTTCTCGCAAACAAAAATCTTCGCGTTCTGGATCAACCTGAAAGcccagagacgcgcagggGCGCTAATTTGGACACATGCGCGCAGGTGCACGGCACAAAACAACGCGCAGGCGCGTGGCTGTGTGCGCCAGTCTGCGTCTGCGCGTACTCTGTAGAGGCGGCACGCATGGAGAGTGTGCCAGTGTGTGCACGAACCTTGTGACGAGCTGCTGGATTTCACAGCGGTGACGGCGTGAGAGGCTCCAGTCGCTGACTCCTCGGTCAGCGAAAGGCGCTTCCTCGagactgtgtgtgtgtgtgcagagaggccgcgaacGGACGGCGGGGCATCTCGGTTGCGCGCGCGGCCGTTCTTCAGAACAGCCTCCGGTGGAcagggtgtacagacaccgcgcgCGACTCGGAACTTACTCAGTGATTCTCGGGTTGCGGATATCTTCAGCAGTCAGACAGGCGTTCGCTCCCGGGTCGAACACGATGGTGTTTTCGGCGTCTTCAGCGACTGTGACATACGCGCAGCCCGTGGGTTCTCCCTGTGCAGTCAGCACGCCAGTCATGTCAATCCCCACTCCTTCCAGGTAGCGCCGGTACGCCTCGCCAGTGTCGTCGTCTCCGAGCTTGCAGATCAGCGCAACTTTGCCGCCTGTTTGCGTCAGGTGTTTCTTTTTTGAGGCTTCGTCGTTCACGGCGGGGTCTCCGCAGTCGCGTCTCATCAGCAACGCAGCCTGGACGGCCTGGTTTGCGCCCTTGCCGCCGTGGTAGATCACCGCCTTCTCGGCAGCGACCGTCTCGCCGGCCAAAGGCAAGGCCCGTACGCGGAGGTTGACGTCGCGGTTCGCGCCGCCCAGCACGACAAGGTTCGGGCTCTTCACTTTCCTCACCGTTGAACGCGCCGCcagcgcggcgtctcgcgaAGTCGACAAGTCGAGCGGGTCCCGCGCGGCGAGTGACGTGGCTGGGGTGTCGAGTGCCATGGCGCCGCGTCCTCAGGGTCTGCGGGGAAAAAACACTGAAGGAAACTCAAAAACTGGCGGGATCGCACACACAGGCACAGGCGACGCCGTGACGCGCACGGACGACCGGCGCAGCGGGTTCGATGGAGGAAGGGCTGTCGGGGCGAGCGGAACACAAGAGTGCGGATTCCGTGAACAAGAGAGCGCCaagggggagaggggaaagggggaggaaggggggagggggggaaacggaacgagaaaaaagggagagattCGGCAACGGCGAAAGAGGCCTGAGCGGCACAGAGATTGGTACCGCGAAGCTGCTGGCCCCAGCGGGAAACACACGCGACGCGGCGGTCGGCACACGAGACGAGACAAAGCGACACCGGCctgagagacgagacaccgagaaatgcgggaaacgcgcgtcAGCAGAGAGATCCAGCGTCACTGTGGAGTCCAAGAAGACGTGTGCGAGGGGCAAGGATCACTAGAGAAAGAAAATACAGGCACGAAAACACACGAAAcgtcgaggcgccgcggaagaaggtCCGAGCTCACCGGGTGATTATGCCACCCAGGCTCTCCCcgcagaagacacagaggaccTGGCTGTTCCACGGAAGTGAACAGAACGCGAAATGCGTTGTATCCGCGAAAGGCTCTTGTGAAAGAAACCGGAAGCACACAACACACCGAGCACCCCGGAGCGAGCTGGGCGTCAGAAAAATCGGAGCGCGCGTGAAAAGAGTCTGAACGtgcgaagcgaaggacaCAAAAGCCTTTCACCCGCGGAAACCTAGCAAAAAGATCTCACCTTCGTAAGCTCTAAAAAAATGTCTGAGACGGAATGCCGTTGCCCAGTTGAGTTCAAATGGTAGCACACATCGCCGGAAATGGCAGAGACCACGAAGATTTTCCCTGTTGTTCAGTTTGCCGACTCCCTGCTCCTAGGGAAAGCGTTTTTTGTCGGAACTGACGGTGAATGTTGCCGGCAAAAAAGCTtcgcgacagaaaagactGTTTAGTCAGAATCCGCCGCGTGTTTCATCCGGTCACGCCTGTCGCACAAACCACACGTGAACTGCCTTGATCGTCGACGTCGAATTTCTGTCGGGGTTTTCCGCTTTGCGGCTCGTCTGCTCTTGACaacttttctctcgtttccacCAAACAAATGGAACTGTGTAGCCCACTGTTTCAACCCTTGGCTCTTGGCCGAAAACCTTCACTGGTTGAACAGCGATGAGGGGAGTCTAAAAAAGGTTTCACGCTGCGCTCGACACCCGTCTCGGCGGCCTCTTTCTCGAGCTGAGCCGTCGGAATGCAAGGAATCGGGGACGGCCTCCctccagaaaaaaaagatgGAAAACGCATAGAGCTGAAAGGAGCTTGGACGAAAGTCTCTCAGATCGAGGCGCTAAAGCACCCCTCGATTGTTTCACACACTTTGAACAGGATGGACCAGCACACGAGGCAgttcctgtttctcccgcTCGTGAGGACGGGGGAGAATGGCGTGTTTTCCTTGGGGAACGAATGGATAGTTTCTCGGCGGTTTAAACACGGGCAATGGATGCACACCTTCCAGCTCTCCGGAGTGTCCACGACGACAAACAAACGTTCGTTCCTCCACCGTGGGTCTTTGGGGAAACCGAGTAGCCGAACGGCCTGGAAAACGGAGCTCTGCTGCGGCTCTCTGATTTGAATAGTCCCGATCGATTCGGGATTTCCTCCGGAGGGAGGTACTCGGCGTGAAAGGTAAATATGGTGAATAGGTCTCGGCTGGTGCTTTCTTTTTCATCGCGCTTCTGCGCCACAAAATGTGAGATGCCTGCGTGTTGAGACTAGCTCCTCACCTTGATCTGTTGTATGGAacagcgaagcagaaaaTGTTTGTAGAAGTTCCCATGCATAAATGAGAACCCACTGGAGCTCTTGGCAAAAGAcggcttctccctttttgtcGAGTGGAAGCTTTTCCAGGGTTCGCACCGCTTTTGCGGATTTCTGCGGTTGGGTGCCCACTGAAAGACGTTCTGCATGACTCCCGAGGTCG
This region of Neospora caninum Liverpool complete genome, chromosome Ia genomic DNA includes:
- a CDS encoding putative ribokinase; its protein translation is MALDTPATSLAARDPLDLSTSRDAALAARSTVRKVKSPNLVVLGGANRDVNLRVRALPLAGETVAAEKAVIYHGGKGANQAVQAALLMRRDCGDPAVNDEASKKKHLTQTGGKVALICKLGDDDTGEAYRRYLEGVGIDMTGVLTAQGEPTGCAYVTVAEDAENTIVFDPGANACLTAEDIRNPRITELIQNAKIFVCENGIRPDVVVTALKLAKSSPEKVLTVFTPAPVASVPLEAFAYADYVVVNENEARQMYNLAPVTKTQDSAGNVFEERESSDDEWPSLGAGGASASVFPSPAALRAKLIQLGQKATTVQGPESGAGSESGEQTRVSGERIRAECNVIVTQGKDGCTVIRQKESGHRRVSIQHLEQKRRVPPEQVVDTVGAGDAFCGALAYFLGEEELSVNEAIEKAGIVASFSVQKRGANESYAGRETLRGTVF